The following are encoded in a window of Callithrix jacchus isolate 240 chromosome 9, calJac240_pri, whole genome shotgun sequence genomic DNA:
- the TAC3 gene encoding tachykinin-3: MRITLLFTAILAFSLAQSFGAICNESQKEVASRGGHNKKNMNLYQLVQRLYEIHSFSLEELLVALSQAILDSRGSETALPRKRNMQDLFVGLMGKRNVQPDSPTDGNQESIPSFGTLKYPPSAK; encoded by the exons ATGAGGATCACGCTGCTATTCACAGCCATCCTGGCCTTCAGCCTAGCTCAGAGCTTTGGGGCCATCTGTAATGAGTCACAGAAGGAGGTGGCTTCTCGAGGGGGTCACAACAAG AAGAACATGAATCTCTACCAGCTGGTCCAGAGACTCTACGAAATCCACTCCTTCTCTCTGGAGGAACTGCTTGTAGCCCTGAGCCAGGCTATCTTGG ATTCCAGGGGATCAGAAACAGCACTTCCCCGGAAAC GTAACATGCAGGACTTGTTTGTGGGACTTATGGGCAAGAGGAACGTCCAGCCAG ACTCTCCTACTGATGGGAATCAAGAGAGTATCCCTAGCTTCGGTACCCTCAAGTATCCCCCCAGTGCAAAATGA
- the ZBTB39 gene encoding zinc finger and BTB domain-containing protein 39, translating into MGMRIKLQSTNHPNNLLKELNKCRLSETMCDVTIVVGSRSFPAHKAVLACAAGYFQNLFLNTGLDAARTYVVDFITPANFEKVLSFVYTSELFTDLINVGVIYEVAERLGMEDLLQACHSTFPDLESTARAKPLTSTSESHPSTLSGPLAEPAHPLGELRGGGDHFGADRNYVLPSDAGGSYKEEERNVASDANHSLPLPQPPPPPPKTEDHDTPAPFTSIPSMMSQPVLGTVSMGIQTSTSSCQPYKVQSNGDFSKNSFLTPDNAVDITIGTNSCLSNSEHSKDPGFGQMDELQMEDLGDDDLQFEDPAEDIGTAEEVIELSDDSEDELTFGESDNRENKAMPCQVCKKVLEPNIQLIRQHARDHVDLLTGNCKVCETHFQDRNSRVTHVLSHIGIFLFSCDMCETKFFTQWQLTLHRRDGIFENNIIVHPNDPLPGKLGLFSGAASPELKCAACGKALAKDFHVVRGHILDHLNLKGQACSVCDQRHLNLCSLMWHTLSHLGISVFSCSVCANSFVDWHLLEKHMAVHQNLEDALFHCHLCSQSFKSEAAYRYHVSQHKCNSGLDARPGFGLQHPALQKRKLPAEEFLSEELALQGQPGNSKYSCKVCGKRFAHTSEFNYHRRIHTGEKPYQCKVCHKFFRGRSTIKCHLKTHSGALMYRCTVCGHYSSTLNLMSKHVGVHKGSLPPDFTIEQTFMYIIHSKEAEKNPDS; encoded by the coding sequence ATGGGCATGAGGATCAAACTGCAAAGCACCAACCACCCCAACAACCTGCTGAAGGAACTCAACAAGTGCCGGCTCTCGGAGACCATGTGCGACGTCACCATTGTGGTGGGGAGCCGCTCCTTCCCGGCCCACAAGGCTGTGCTGGCCTGCGCAGCTGGCTACTTCCAGAACCTCTTCCTGAATACTGGGCTTGATGCTGCCAGGACCTATGTGGTGGACTTCATCACCCCTGCCAACTTTGAGAAGGTTCTGAGCTTTGTCTACACATCAGAGCTCTTTACAGACCTGATCAATGTTGGGGTCATCTATGAGGTGGCTGAGCGTCTGGGTATGGAGGACCTCCTTCAGGCCTGTCACTCTACCTTTCCTGACCTGGAGAGCACTGCCAGGGCCAAGCCCCTGACCAGCACCAGTGAGAGTCACCCTAGTACCCTGAGTGGTCCTTTGGCAGAACCTGCCCATCCCCTTGGAGAACTCAGAGGTGGTGGGGACCACTTTGGTGCTGATAGAAACTATGTGTTGCCCAGTGATGCAGGAGGAAGCtataaagaggaagagaggaatgtTGCCAGTGACGCTAACCATAGCCTGCCTTtgccacaaccaccaccaccaccaccaaagacAGAAGACCATGATACCCCTGCTCCCTTCACGTCCATTCCTAGCATGATGAGCCAGCCAGTCCTAGGCACTGTCAGCATGGGCATCCAAACGAGCACGAGCTCCTGCCAGCCATACAAAGTTCAAAGCAATGGAGACTTCAGTAAAAACAGCTTCCTCACCCCTGACAATGCAGTAGACATTACCATTGGGACCAACTCCTGTCTGAGCAATAGTGAGCACTCCAAAGATCCAGGCTTTGGGCAGATGGATGAGCTCCAGATGGAGGACCTTGGGGATGATGACTTGCAGTTTGAAGACCCTGCTGAGGATATCGGCACAGCTGAGGAGGTGATTGAGCTAAGTGATGACAGTGAGGATGAACTGACTTTTGGAGAGAGTGACAATCGGGAGAATAAGGCCATGCCCTGCCAGGTATGCAAGAAAGTTCTAGAGCCCAACATTCAACTGATCCGGCAGCATGCTCGGGACCATGTGGACCTGCTGACGGGCAACTGCAAGGTCTGCGAGACCCACTTCCAGGACCGAAACTCTCGGGTAACCCATGTCCTGTCCCACATtggtattttccttttctcctgcgACATGTGTGAAACTAAGTTCTTTACCCAGTGGCAGCTGACCCTTCACCGACGGGATGGAATATTTGAGAACAACATCATTGTCCACCCCAATGATCCTCTGCCAGGGAAGCTGGGTCTCTTTTCAGGGGCAGCATCCCCAGAGCTGAAATGTGCTGCCTGTGGGAAAGCACTGGCCAAAGATTTTCATGTGGTCCGGGGCCACATCCTTGACCATCTGAACTTGAAGGGCCAGGCTTGCAGTGTCTGCGACCAGCGTCACCTTAACCTCTGCAGCCTCATGTGGCACACGCTGTCCCATCTCGGCATTTCAGTCTTCTCCTGCTCTGTCTGTGCCAACAGCTTTGTGGACTGGCATCTTCTAGAGAAGCACATGGCTGTGCACCAAAACCTGGAAGACGCCCTCTTCCACTGCCACTTGTGCAGCCAGAGTTTCAAGTCAGAGGCTGCCTATCGCTACCACGTCAGCCAGCACAAATGTAACAGTGGCCTTGACGCACGGCCTGGTTTTGGGCTACAGCACCCCGCTCTCCAGAAGCGGAAGCTGCCAGCAGAGGAGTTTCTGAGTGAAGAGCTGGCACTGCAGGGCCAACCTGGGAATAGCAAGTATAGCTGCAAGGTTTGTGGCAAAAGATTTGCCCACACAAGTGAATTCAACTACCACCGACGGATCCACACGGGCGAGAAGCCATACCAGTGTAAGGTGTGCCACAAGTTCTTCCGAGGCCGCTCAACCATCAAATGCCACCTGAAGACACACTCGGGGGCCCTCATGTACCGCTGCACAGTCTGTGGACACTACAGTTCCACCCTGAACCTGATGAGCAAGCATGTCGGTGTGCACAAAGGCAGCCTCCCACCCGACTTCACCATCGAGCAGACCTTCATGTACATCATCCATTCCAAAGAGGCAGAAAAGAACCCAGACAGTTGA
- the ACKR5 gene encoding G-protein coupled receptor 182, producing MSVKPSWGPGPSEGVTAVPTSDLGEIHNWTELLDLFNHTLSECHVELSESTKRVVLFVLYLAMFVVGLVENLLVICVNWHSSGRAGLLNLYILNMAIADLGVVLSLPVWMLEVMLDYTWLWGSFFCRFTHYFYFANMYSSIFFLVCLSIDRYATLTSASASWQRHQHQVRRAVCAGIWILSAIIPLPEVVHIQLIEGPEPVCLFMAPFEMHSTWALVMTLSTTILGFLLPFPLIAVFNVLMACRLRQPGQPESRRHCLLMCAYVAVFVICWLPYHVTLLLLTLHGTHISLHCHLVHLLYFFYEVIDCFSMLHCVINPILYNFLSPRFRDRLLNAVVHYLPKDQARAGTHASSSTQHSIVITKVDGQPAAAGPHPEPSLSFQAPPLLPNTSPIAPPQPLTSS from the coding sequence ATGTCAGTGAAACCCAGCTGGGGGCCTGGCCCCTCGGAGGGGGTCACTGCAGTGCCTACCAGTGACCTTGGAGAGATCCACAACTGGACCGAGCTGCTCGACCTCTTCAACCACACTTTGTCCGAGTGCCATGTGGAGCTCAGCGAGAGCACCAAGCGTGTGGTCCTCTTTGTCCTCTACCTGGCCATGTTTGTGGTTGGGCTGGTGGAGAACCTCCTGGTGATATGTGTCAACTGGCACAGCTCAGGTCGGGCTGGGCTGCTGAACCTCTACATCCTCAACATGGCCATAGCGGACCTAGGTGTCGTCCTGTCTCTGCCCGTGTGGATGCTGGAGGTCATGCTGGACTACACCTGGCTCTGGGGCAGCTTCTTCTGTCGCTTCACTCACTACTTCTACTTCGCCAACATGTATAGCAGCATTTTCTTCCTGGTGTGCCTCAGCATCGATCGCTATGCCACCCTCACCAgcgcctccgcctcctggcagCGTCACCAGCACCAGGTGCGGAGGGCCGTGTGTGCAGGCATCTGGATCCTCTCTGCCATCATCCCGCTGCCTGAGGTGGTCCACATCCAGCTGATAGAGGGCCCTGAGCCCGTGTGCCTCTTCATGGCACCTTTTGAAATGCATAGCACCTGGGCCCTGGTGATGACACTGTCCACCACCATCCTGGGTTTCCTGCTGCCCTTCCCTCTCATCGCAGTCTTCAATGTGCTGATGGCCTGCCGGCTGCGGCAACCAGGACAGCCCGAGAGCCGGCGCCACTGCCTGCTGATGTGTGCCTACGTGGCCGTCTTTGTTATTTGCTGGCTGCCCTACCATGTGACCCTGCTGCTGCTCACACTGCATGGGACCCACATCTCTCTCCACTGCCACCTGGTCCACCTGCTCTACTTCTTCTATGAGGTCATCGACTGCTTCTCCATGCTGCACTGTGTCATCAACCCCATCCTTTACAACTTTCTTAGCCCGCGCTTCCGGGACCGGCTCCTGAATGCCGTAGTCCATTACCTTCCCAAGGACCAGGCCAGGGCAGGCACACACGCCTCCTCTTCCACCCAGCATTCCATTGTCATCACCAAGGTGGACGGCCAGCCCGCTGCAGCAGGCCCCCACCCTGAGCCAAGCCTGAGCTTTCAGGCACCCCCTTTACTTCCAAATACTTCCCCCATCGCTCCCCCTCAACCTCTTACATCCAGCTGA